The Hypanus sabinus isolate sHypSab1 chromosome 3, sHypSab1.hap1, whole genome shotgun sequence genome contains a region encoding:
- the LOC132391618 gene encoding transmembrane protein 154-like translates to MNQQNSRLCLMVTVVLLFSGKGYSLRKTETATPVTHTNQSAENATDVFVPSYATFTHHGLHTKSPTSQPRKAMSTTISHNSSASMILEDAHEGNIANANTKANELLKGTRNSTYELMASLPSENTLQPLAKNKKLIGMILLPILILFLLGLIIAILLNCYRGKKRIKDEVNCESPASPIFEEDVASVMEVEMEEVSKWMGSMKEKSQQGNSVDTSKEKN, encoded by the exons GTTATTCGTTGCGAAAAACTGAAACAGCCACACCAGTGACCCATACAAATCAGTCTGCTGAAAATGCAACCGATGTATTTGTTCCATCATATGCAACCTTTACACATCATGGTCTCCATACCAAGTCTCCGACATCACAGCCACGCAAGGCGATGTCAACAACAATTTCTCATAATTCATCAGCATCGATGATTCTGGAGGATGCCCATGAGGGAAATATCGCAAACGCCAACACCAAGGCAAATGAACTTTTGAAAGGAACCAGAAATTCTACATATGAATTGATGGCTTCATTACCTTCTGAGAATACCTTGCAGCCCTTAGCGAAGAACAAGAAACTAATTGGGATGATTCTGCTTCCAATTCTGATCCTTTTCCTGCTTGGTTTAATTATTGCCATTCTGTTGAATTGCTATCGTGGTAAAAAAA GGATAAAAGATGAAGTTAATTGTGAAAGTCCAGCAAG CCCTATATTCGAGGAAGATGTAGCTTCTGTGATGGAAGTTGAAATGGAAGAAGTCAGCAAGTGGATGGGGagcatgaaagaaaaat CTCAACAAGGAAATTCAGTAGACACCAGCAAAGAGAAAAATTAA